One genomic segment of Centropristis striata isolate RG_2023a ecotype Rhode Island chromosome 13, C.striata_1.0, whole genome shotgun sequence includes these proteins:
- the LOC131983864 gene encoding dexamethasone-induced Ras-related protein 1-like, with amino-acid sequence MIKKMSPAENEFDIPAKNCHRMVILGSTKVGKTAIISRFLNERVEDQYTPTIEDFHRKLYSIRGDVYQLDILDTSGNHPFPAMRRLSILTGDVFILVFSLDNRDSFQEVQRLKRQIYETKSCLRNKTKENVDVPLVICGNKCDKDFYREVQEEEIEQLVGGDEHCAYFEISAKKNTNVDQMFQTLFTMAKLPNEMSPGRHCKVSVQYGDVLHRKSFRSKKCKDGNAYGIVAPFAQRPSVHSDLMYIKEKAIGGSQTKEKGCIIC; translated from the exons ATGATTAAGAAAATGTCCCCGGCAGAGAACGAGTTCGACATACCCGCCAAGAACTGCCACAGGATGGTGATTCTGGGCTCCACTAAAGTTGGGAAGACAGCCATCATCTCTCGATTTCTGAATGAGAGAGTTGAAGATCAGTACACACCTACTATTGAGGACTTTCATAGGAAACTCTACAGCATCAGAGGAGACGTTTACCAGCTGGACATTTTGGACACATCTGGAAATCATCCCTTCCCTGCAATGAGGAGGCTTTCAATTCTTACCG gCGATGTGTTCATCTTGGTATTCAGCCTGGACAACAGAGACTCCTTCCAGGAGGTGCAGCGCCTGAAGCGCCAGATTTATGAGACCAAGTCCTGCCTGCGAAACAAAACCAAGGAGAACGTGGACGTCCCGCTGGTCATCTGCGGCAACAAGTGTGATAAAGACTTTTACcgggaggtgcaggaggaggagatcgAGCAGCTGGTTGGTGGAGACGAGCACTGCGCTTACTTTGAAATCTCAGCAAAGAAGAACACCAACGTGGACCAAATGTTTCAGACTCTCTTTACCATGGCCAAGCTGCCAAACGAAATGAGCCCAGGTCGCCACTGCAAAGTGTCCGTTCAGTATGGCGATGTTCTTCACAGAAAGTCCTTCAGAAGCAAGAAGTGCAAAGACGGGAACGCATATGGGATTGTTGCGCCGTTTGCGCAAAGACCGAGCGTGCACAGTGACTTGATGTACATAAAGGAGAAAGCCATAGGAGGCAGCCAGACCAAAGAGAAAGGCTGCATCATATGCTGA
- the med9 gene encoding mediator of RNA polymerase II transcription subunit 9, with the protein MAAAQPKQEKESDDCSLLPLVHDIIKCMDKDSQDVHQELAKLKVKIQEAREQISNMPGIDCSPPEQQQQFSTLREQVRTKNQLLQKYKSLCMFDVPKAS; encoded by the exons ATGGCGGCTGCTCAACCAAAGCAAGAGAAGGAGAGCGACGATTGCTCTTTGCTGCCTCTCGTTCATGACATTATCAAATG CATGGACAAGGACAGCCAGGATGTCCATCAAGAACTGGCCAAGCTGAAGGTAAAGATCCAGGAGGCTCGGGAGCAGATCTCCAACATGCCCGGGATAGACTGCAGTCCgccggagcagcagcagcagttttcaACGCTGCGGGAGCAGGTCCGCACCAAGaaccagctgctgcagaaaTACAAAAGTCTGTGCATGTTTGACGTGCCAAAAGCATCATGA